The genomic region TTTTTTGTGAGCTTATTTTGACCAGAAGTAATATATTAAAAATCAGTAATAGCAGCAGATAAGAAATAACAAGAAAAACGAAGAAATGTCATCAATGAGCACGCTGACACATCTAATGAAATGGTTATGTCATTCATTTCATGCATTCAGAAACAAGAAGTTCCAGGCAAGGAATAACTGCAAAAAAGGAAAGTTCAGTTAAACGCTCTTTATTTTTCCGCTATGAGATTCGTCAGGAAAAACATTGCATCTGGAGCATCGAAGTTTTCTGCTTTTAACTATTGTGATAACCAGAATGAGAAAAACGAGTCGTTTGCGAGAAATATCACCGAAGCATTGTTCGGGATCGGCAGATATTAAATCGGGTTAACGCACCTTAAACAGGTATACCATCAACGATAATCATAAATGCCGGATGTTGAGCGAAGTGAGTCAGCTGAATTTAAAAAAAGATAAACAGGACCGATTATGAAATCAGGAGGGTTGGTACGCAAAAGGGACGGTATTGTCATCGCTGTTACCGCCCCTTTTGCATCCCGAAAAGCCGTTTTCGCTTTACGCTAAACACAGGGCTAACGGGTTTCCTCTGAGTCAATCACCACTTCTTCCGGCCGCAGTAAACTGATGATGTGAAAAATCAGGCTCAGGCCAATGCCTACAATGGTTGCCAGCGCCATGCCTTTCAGTTCGGCAGCGCCAATATGTATGGTCGCGCCGCTCACACCAATAATCAGAATCACCGACGTGAGTATCAGGTTTTGTGCCCTGTTGTAGTCCACTTTTGATTCAATCAGCACGCGAATCCCGGAAGCACCAATGACACCGTACAATAAAAGTGAGACACCGCCCATTACCGGTACGGGAACAGCCTGAATAGCTGCTGCAAGCTTACCAATGCAGGAAAGCAATATTGCGAGGATAGCAGCCCCGCCAATAACCCAGGTGCTGTAAACGCGGGTAATCGCCATCACGCCGATGTTTTCCCCATAGGTGGTATTGGGTGTTGAACCAAAAAAGCCGGAGAATACTGTGGAAATACCGTTAGCAAACATGGAACGGTGTAAGCCGGGTTCTTTGATAAGATCTTTTTTGACTATGTTTGCCGTCACCACCAGATGGCCGACATGTTCCGCGATCACCACCAAAGCGGCAGGCAAAATAGTCAGCATCGCGTACCATTCAAATCGTGGTTTATAAAAGGTGGGCAACGCAAACCACGGAGCGGCTTCAACACCAGACCAGTTGACCATACCCAGGGACCAGGCCAGCATATATCCCACCAGCACCCCAATCAGCACCGGAATAATAGCCAGGAAGCCGCGAAACAGCACGGAACCAAGCACCGTGATCCCCAGCGTGACCAGGGAAACCAGGATGGTTTTGCCGTCGACGGCCGTGCTGGCAGCAGGAAGCAATCCGGCCATATTGGCCGCCACACCCGCCAGTTCAAGACCGATAACCGCGACAATCGCGCCCATCGCAGCAGGTGGAAACATGACATCAAGCCAGCCGGTTCCCGCTTTTTTAACAATCAGCGCGACCAGGCAAAACAATACGCCGCAAAGAATAAATCCGCCCAGCGCCACCTCGTAGCCCAACGGTAACAACAGCAGGACCGGAGAAATAAAAGCAAAGCTGGAACCGAGATAAGCCGGGATTTTTCCCTTACAAATAAACAGATAAAGCAACGTGCCAATACCGTTAAACAACAGCACAGTAGCCGGATTAATATGAAAGAGGACAGGAACCAGCACCGTTGCACCAAACATAGCAAATAGATGCTGGAAGCTCAGTGGAATAGTTTGCAACAGCGGTGGCCGTTCGCTGACGCCAATTGCACGACGTGTCATAATAGTTATCCTTGTATTTTTGCCGAAAAAAGCCGACTCTCAGGTCGGCTTAAATAACATTTACAATGCGTTTAACCTGCCTGTGCAGGCAGCCAGTCGCTGGCCCATCATCAAAATCACCCAGATGTAATTATCCAGAAAATACCCGAAAATACCGATTTTGGCCGCTTTCAGGCTGGTATTGCAGAGGACGCGTTGTGCCGGGTTAATTATCATTACTTTGTCCCGAAGATCTTATCGCCCGCGTCACCAAGCCCTGGGATAATGTAGCCTTTATCATTCAATCCGCGATCTACCGATGCGGTATACAACTCAACGTCGGGGTGGACTTTCTCCAGTGCGGCAATCCCCTCTGGCGCCGCCACCAGCACCAGCACTTTGATACTGCTGCAACCCGCTTTTTTCAGCAGATCGATAGTAGCAATCATTGAGCCGCCTGTTGCCAGCATGGGATCAACCACCAGCGCCATGCGTTCTTCAATATTGGACACCAGCTTCTGAAAATAGGGGACCGGCTCCAGCGTCTCTTCATCGCGATAAACACCGACTACGCTAATACGTGCGCTGGGGACATTCTCCAGAACCCCTTCCATCATTCCGAGTCCGGCACGCAAAATAGGCACCACGGTGATCTTTTTGCCTTTGATCTGTTGTATTTCAACCGGACCATTCCAGCCTTCAATGGTGACGGTTTCCGTTTCCAAATCGGCGGTCGCTTCATAGGTCAGTAAACTTCCCACTTCTGAAGCCAGCTCACGAAAACGCTTGGTACTCACGTCATGCTCGCGCATCAGACCCAGTTTATGTTTGACCAGCGGGTGTTTAACTTCCACGATCTTCATTGTTGTTCTCCCGAAGTGTTGAACGGCAAAAAATCGCGGAATTATAGCCTTTTTAGCCGCGCAACCCTATTAAATAATCCGACTTTTGGCTAACCCATAAGCCTGAAACCAAAATCGGTTAAAAAGCCACAATGCGCAATGATGCCAAAGAAGCTACTCGCAAACGTTTGCCTGCGCTGTTAGAATTGCCGCGCTCTAATTTACCAAACCACCACAATCGCAAATCGCGTGGGGATTTCGCAGTGACCGACAAAACCTCTCTCAGCTATAAAGATGCCGGCGTTGATATTGATGCGGGTAATGCTTTAGTCGATCGTATTAAAGGCGTAGTGAAAAAAAACCGTCGCCCGGAAGTTATGGGTGGACTGGGCGGTTTCGGTGCCCTTTGTGCGCTGCCACAAAAATACCGTGAACCCATTCTGGTTTCCGGTACGGATGGCGTCGGCACCAAGCTGCGTCTGGCGATGGATCTCAAGCGCCACAGTACTATCGGTATCGATCTGGTCGCGATGTGCGTGAACGATTTGGTGGTTCAGGGGGCCGAACCGTTGTTCTTCCTGGATTACTACGCTACCGGCAAGCTGGATGTCGACACCGCTGCCAGCGTAATCACCGGTATCGCAGAAGGATGCAGCCAGTCTGGCTGTGCGCTGGTCGGTGGCGAAACGGCAGAAATGCCGGGCATGTACCACGGCGAAGATTATGACGTGGCCGGTTTCTGTGTTGGCGTGGTGGAAAAGTCAGACATTATTGACGGCAGCAAAGTACAGGACGGTGACGTGCTGATTGCCTTGGGTTCCAGCGGTCCCCACTCAAATGGCTACTCGCTGGTGCGCAAAATTCTTGAGGTGAGCAACACCGATCCTGAAGCGGTCATGCTTGAGGGTAAACCTCTCGCAGACCATTTGCTGGCCCCCACCCGTATCTACGTGAAAAATATCCTCAGCCTGATTGAGCAGGTCGATGTGCACGCTATTGCGCACCTGACCGGCGGTGGCTTCTGGGAAAATATCCCGCGAGTGCTGCCGGAACAGACCCAGGCCGTACTTGAAGAGTCAAGCTGGCAGTGGCCTGCGGTGTTTGGCTGGATGCAGGAAGCGGGCAACGTCAGCCGTTTGGAAATGTACCGCACGTTTAACTGCGGCGTGGGGATGGTGATCGCCCTGAGTGCCGCTGACGCTGATAAAGCGGTACAGCTAATGCGGGAAGTCGGAGAAAAAGCCTGGAAAATCGGTGTCATTAACGCCTCTGACTCGGCCAAACGCGTGGTTATCAATCCATGAAACGCCTGGTGGTGCTGATATCCGGTGAGGGCGGCAATCTTCAGGCCATCCTGGATGCCTGCCAGCAGCAACGGATCCACGGCAGCATTGCTGCCGTTATCAGCAATCAATCTTCCGCCTATGGACTTGAACGGGCGCGGTCAGCAGCCGTACCCGCCATCGCACTGTCTGCCTCAGACTTTGCCGACCGCGAAGCGTTTGACCGCCAGCTAATGCTCGAGATCGATGCTTATGCCCCCGATCTGGTGGTGTTGGCCGGCTATATGCGCATTCTTGGCCCGGCGTTTGTTACGCGCTATGCTGGCAGGATGCTGAATATCCACCCTTCCCTGCTGCCGAAATATCCGGGCCTTCACACCCATCGCCAGGCGTTAGCCAACGGTGATAACGAACACGGTACGTCGGTGCATTTTGTAACCGAGCAACTGGACGGCGGGCCGGTTATTCTGCAGGCGAAGGTCCCGGTGTTTGAGGGAGATACCGAGGCGGATATCAAGGCGCGCGTCCAGCATCAGGAACATGCCATTTATCCGCTGGTGATAAACTGGTTTATGGCAGGTCGTCTGACAATGCAGGCGGGCAGGGCATGGTTGGATGGTCAGCCACTTCCCCCTGAAGGACATGCGCTGGACTGACGGATTTCTGATTGTAAAACGGGCTAATTTCTCTCCCCAGACGTCACGCTGTCTGGCATTCAGGAAACGGTTGCCTGATTATCAGCGCTAAGGCTTATCGGCCATTTTTCATCCCGGCCTTCCTCTGTACGTTTTTTAGTTATACCCGTGGGGCAGCGCCCCCCGCTTAACGTCATCACGCCCGGCTTTCCGTTGCGCGCAAGCGGCACTCAGCCATGACAATTCAGCCAATCCAAAGGCACGGGTTGATACCCGACCATGAATTCATCAACGAATAATCTCCGTGGACATTGCTACCATACTCTCGCCATAATGCTACGGAAAAATGACCGGTTTCAGGCAGGTTCTGCTTAGACGGAGTAAAGATGGGTCAGGAAAAACTGTATATCGAAAAAGAGTTGAGCTGGTTATCGTTCAATGAGCGCGTGTTACAGGAAGCAGCAGACAAAAGCAACCCGCTGATTGAGCGAATGCGTTTTCTGGGTATCTATTCCAACAACCTCGAAGAATTTTATAAAGTTCGCTTTGCCGATTTGAAACGCCGCATTCTGATCGGTGAAGAACAGGGTTCCCCCAGCACGCCGCGTCATCTGCTCAAAAAAATTCAGGCGAGAGTGCTGAAAGCGGATCAGGAATTTGACGGTCTCTATAATGATTTGCTGCTGGAGATGGCACGTAATCAGATCTTCCTGATTAATGAGCGTCAGCTTTCATCCAACCAGCAAAACTGGCTTCGCCACCACTTTAAACATCACTTACGTCAGCACATCACGCCCATTCTTATTAATCATGATACCGACCTGATCGAATTCCTTAAGGATGATTACACCTATCTTGCGGTAGAGATCATTCGTGGTGAAGAGATTCACTATGCATTGCTGGAAATTCCCTCCGATAAAGTGCCACGTTTTGTCAATCTGCCACCGGAAACACCAAGGCGACGTAAGCCAATGATTTTATTGGATAATATATTAAGATACTGCCTGGGTGATATTTTCCGGGGCTTTTTCGACTACGACGCGCTGAATGCCTATTCGATGAAGATGACCCGCGATGCCGAGTACGATCTGGTGACAGAAATGGAATCCAGCCTGCTGGAGTTGATGTCCTCGAGTCTGAAACAGCGCCTGACCGCAGAGCCGGTACGTTTTGTTTATCAGCGCGATATGCCGGATGCCATGGTTTTAATGCTCAGTCAAAAGCTGAATATCTCCAATTATGACTCCATTGTTCCCGGTGGCCGTTACCATAATTTTAAAGACTTCATCAGCTTCCCGAACGTCGGCAAGGCGAATCTGGTTAATAAGCCGCTGCTACAACTCCGGCATATCTGGTTTGACCGCTTCCGTAACGGTTTTGACGCCATTCGCAACCGTGATGTGCTGCTCTACTACCCTTACCACACGTTTGAACATGTGCTGGAGCTGTTGCGGCAGGCATCGTTCGACCCTGCGGTGCTGGCGATCAAGATCAACATCTATCGGGTAGCAAAAAACTCGCGCATTATCGATGCGATGATCCATGCCGCCTATAACGGCAAGAAAGTCACCGTGGTCGTCGAGTTGCAGGCCCGCTTTGATGAAGAAGCCAATATTCACTGGGCGAAACGGCTAACAGAAGCCGGCGTTCACGTTATTTTTTCCGCGCCGGGCCTGAAAATTCATGCAAAACTGTTTTTAATTTCACGCCGTGAAAATGATGAGGTGGTTCGCTACGCCCATATCGGCACCGGCAATTTTAACGAAAAAACCGCGCGAATTTACACTGACTATTCTCTGCTGACCGCCGATTCACGCATTACCAATGAAGTACGCCGCGTATTTAACTTTATTGAAAATCCTTACCGTCCGGTGAATTTTGAACACTTGATGGTTTCACCGCAAAACTCCCGTCAGATGCTCTACCAGCTTATCGATAGTGAAATAGCCAATGCGCAGAATGGCCTGCCAGCGGGGATCACGCTCAAGGTAAATAACCTGGTCGATAAGGGGCTGGTTGACCGGCTTTATACCGCTTCCAGCGCTGGCGTGAAGGTTAATCTGCTGATCCGTGGCATGTGTTCGCTGATCCCGGATTTGGAAGGAATAAGCGACAATATTCGCGTGATCAGTATTGTTGACCGCTATCTGGAACACGACCGCATCTATATTTTTGATAATGCTGGCGATAAAAAAGTGTTTCTTTCCTCAGCTGACTGGATGACACGTAATATCGATTACCGGATAGAAGTGGCAGTATCAGTGCTTGACCCCATTCTGAAACAACGCGTGCTGGATATCATTGTCATTCTGTTCAGTGATACCCTGAAAGCACGCTTTGTAGATAAAGAATTGAGCAATCGTTACGTGCCACGCGGTAACCGCCGTAAAGTGCGGGCACAGCTGGCTATTTATGACTACATCAAATCTCTGGAACAACCTGACTAACTCACTATGCCAATATCCCATAAAAAAATGCCTAAGCCGCAGGAATTTGCCGCAATCGATTTAGGTTCGAACAGTTTTCACATGGTGATTGCCCGCGTGGTCGATGGTGCTATGCAGGTACTCGGCAGGTTAAAACAGCGTGTGCATCTGGCTGACGGACTGGACAACAATAATATTCTGAGCGAAGACGCAATCCAACGCGGTCTCGCCTGCCTGACCCTCTTTGCCGAGCGCCTGCAGGGATTCAGCCCGGCCAATGTCACCATTGTTGGCACGCATACGCTGCGTCAGGCAATGAATGCAGAGGACTTTTTGCAACGCGCAGCAGAGGTCATTCCCTATCCTATCGAGGTCATTTCGGGTCATGAAGAAGCTCGCCTGATCTTCATGGGCGTGGAGCATACTCAGCCGGAAAAAGGCCGTAAGCTGGTCATTGATATTGGTGGCGGTTCGACTGAGATGGTCATCGGTGAAGATTTCGAACCTCGCCTGGTGGAAAGCCGCCGGATGGGCTGCGTTAGCTTTGCTAACCTTTATTTTCCCGGCGGCACCATCAGCAAAAAAAATTTTCGTCGGGCGCGGCTGGCAACCAGACAAAAACTAGAAACCCTTGCCTGGCAGTATCGTCTGATGGGGTGGCAGTACGCGCTGGGCGCGTCCGGGACCATCAAAGCCGCTTGCGAAGTGCTACAGGCAATGGGCGAGAAAGAAAAGTTAATTACCCCGGAGCGCCTGGATAAGCTATACGATGAAACCATTCGCTATAAATCTTTCGGCTCACTCAGCCTGCCAGGGTTGTCCGATGAACGTAAGGCGGTGTTTGTTCCCGGTTTAGCCATTCTCTGCGGCGTGTTTGATGCGCTGGCAATCCGTGAACTACGCCTTTCCAATGGCGCACTGCGCGAAGGTGTGCTGTACGAAATGGAAGGCCGCTTTCGCCACCAGGACATTCGCAGCCGCACGGCACAAAGCCTGGCTAACCATTATGCTATCGACAGCGATCAGGCAGGACGCGTGCTGGAAACAACCAAACAATTGTATGTGCAGTGGCGCGATCAGAACCCCAGGCAGGCGAATCCCCAGCTCTCGGCGCTGTTAAAATGGGCGGCGATGCTGCATGAAGTGGGACTGACTATTAATCACAGCGGACTACAGCGCCATTCTTCCTATATCCTGCAGAACACCAATTTGCCGGGCTTTAACCAGGATCAGCAGACGCTACTGGCCACGCTGGTTCGCTTCCACCGCAAAGCAGTGAAGGTGGATGAAATGCCGCGCCTGACCCTGTTTAAGAAGAAACAGTTTCTACCGCTGATATTTTTACTGCGTCTGGGTGCCCTGCTCAATAATCAGCGCCAAGCCACCACTACCCCTTCTTCACTGAAGCTGGAAACCGACGATGGTCACTGGACGCTTACTTTCCCGCATGATTACTTTAGTCAGAATAACCTGGTACAGCTCGATCTGGAGCGCGAGCAGAGTTACTGGAAAGACGCAACCGGTTGGAAGCTGATGATTCAGGAAGAGCCGGGCGAATGACCGTAAAAAACGACCGTTATTACACGGAAAAATATCAGCTTACCGCCACACATTCTGAAGTTGTTGAGGCGGTCGCACGTTTATCTCCCGGATGTGCCCTGGATTTAGGTTGCGGCAATGGCCGCAACGCTCTTTATCTCAACCTGAAAGGGTTTGATGTCACCGCATGGGATTCTAATAAGACCAGTCTGGCGCGCCTTAATCAGATCATTCATGATGAAAGACTGAACGGGATAGCCACTGCGGAAACGGACCTGAATCATTTTCGCTTTAACGGTGCCTATGACCTGGTGCTTTCCACCGTGGTGATGATGTTCCTGCAACCGGCAACCATTCCTCAGCTGATTGCCGATATGCAGGCCAGTACGACAAGGGGTGGCTACAACTTGATTGTGGCGGCAATGGATACACCCGACTATCCTTGTCAGGTGGATTTTCCATTTACCTTCCGTTCAGGCGAACTGAGCGAATACTACCGCCACTGGCATATCCTGAAATATAACGAGCATATTGGCCAGCTTCACCGCACGAATGAGCACGGCAAACGCATCTCACTGCGTTTTGCCACGCTGCTGGCGCAGAAAGAACAGGTTAAACAGTAGCGCTGGCCCAGCCCGCTGCCGCTCAATAAGATTACCAACTGACTCAATGACCCGTTTTAATAACGTCAGCTTGCCCGATGCGGTGACAACATCTACGATTCGGGCATCTGTCACCCATTGGTAACGCATACGACAGCCGGACAGGAGCTTTTTAATTTGATGAGCATCAAACATGTCCGCTTTTAATGCAAATCGTTTAACCATTATCTGCCTTAGTGAATATGGTCTTTCGCGGTGTCGTCAGGCTGGCGGTCGACACGGTTACGTCAGACCTGCGGTGACTGAGTGGCATCGATACCCACGGGCTACTTTCAGGAACAATACTGGAAATTATGCCATTCAGAAAACATAAAAAAACCGGTCGGATGGCCCGCATTATTTTGCTGGTCAGCTTTATCATTTTAATAGGGCGACTTGTTTATGTTATTACAGGCGCGATCGATCAGCAGCAGCAGAAAAAACAGGATGTCGCCACGCCGGTAACCTCGACCAGAGCGTGAGACTGGATATCCTGCCCTCTCTGCCGGGTTGCCTGAAAATGCAACTTTCCGCTTTATAGCCGATTTAAATTTTTACTACAGCGCCCCCGACTTTTGCAGGCGCAGGGGAATTTTTATGTCTGTCGCTCAATCTCATGTACAACAGCTTGCTGAAATTCGTAATCGCATCCTTAACCTGTTACTCAATGACGATCGCCTCGTCGATAGTGACGCCGCTCGTCGTTAGAGACTTTCTTGCCGTCCACTGGCTTACCCGGCTGATTGCGTTCTTCATCGGCTAACGCTTCAAGGCGGGAAATATCAGTATCAAGGGATTCTGCTTTGGCGCGGAGTTCGTCAAACTGTTTACCCTCGTCGGCGTTCAGATCGTGTTTTTCCTCAGTGGCTTTATCCATGATGGAACGTATCTGAGTTTTGAGGGCGTTTTTCTCCTGGCGGAGTTCAGGCAATTTTTTCATATCGTGGTTTCTCGTAACGTTAAATGTTGAGACGTGAAACCAGTCTGGGAATGGGGAGACCGTCAGTAAGGAGCCTGTCTGAAGGGCAAAACCTGACGGCCAGTGGCGGCTCACGTCTGAGTGCCACTGCGGAAGATATACACGAAAAAATTAAAGAACCCCCCCGTCAGAGACAGGGATAAGCACGGGTAAACATGGGTACGAATAATTTACAAAATTATTTATTCTGCTGCTCAGTCATAAAGCCAGCGTCCTGCTTTCGCTGACCCTATAAACATTTTAATGGTTAAAGGTTTTTTATCCTGATTAATCTGCTTCCTAGAAAATAGAGATTTCATTCTCCATGGAAAATAATTTATGAGAGTAAAACCTGACCGTTTCACATCAAACTGTGAAAAGTATTTTTCTGCCATATCTGCTATATCGTCAGCTTCATATACCTCCTGTACCTCCTGTAAGGTAGATCGATCTTCAATATTAATTTTCTTAAGAAGGAGCGTTGTCACCAGCGGTAATTCACTTTTAACAAAATCCCTGATAGCAGCATCAGTTACATAGCTCACCAAATTTTATCCTCAGGTCGGGTCGTGACGCAGACTTGCTGATCACGTATGCTTTGCGCTTTGGATGTAACATATGGCTAAAGTTGATGTCGTCTGCCCTCAGTGCAATGAAACTCATGCTGTACGATGTAACGGACATTCAGCATCCGGTGCCCAACGTTACATCTGCAAGCATTGTTCAAAGACCTTTCAGCTCAATTTTAGCTACTCCGGTGCCAAACCAGACACACACCAGACCATTGTTAATATGGCCATGAATGGTTACGGATGTCGCGATACCGCACGGGTTCTCGGTATCAGCCTCAATACGGTTCTGCGGCACGTAAAAAAATTTCGCCAAAGCAGGTAGCTGAGAATATCGCCCCCGAAACGGAGGTTGTTATCTGCTGTGAAGCCAGTGAACAATGGTCTTACGTGCGGTGTAGAAGCAATCCCCGGTGGTTGTTCTATGCTTATGACCGTATCCGCAAACGTGCTCTGGCCCACGTCTTCGGCCCGAGAAATGCCCCGACCCTGCGACGATTGCTGGCCCTGTTAAGCAAATTTAACATTGCCTTTTATATGACAGATGCGTGGCCGGTTTATAAAGTTCTGTTAAGTGCAACAAGCCACGTGGTGAGCAAGAAATATACCCAACGGACAGAACGACATAATCTTAATCTTCGCACACATATCAAACGACTGACCCGCAGAACAATTTGCTTTTCGAAGTCAGAGGAAATGCATGATAAGATCATCGGTTGGTATCTTACTCTTCATCATTATCAATAAATCTGCGTCACGACCCTCAGGTCGAACCATCGAATTATAGGTGTTCATAGTCCGGAAGCCGATCATTGTTACATCATGCGCCAGTATAGCCCAACCTAAAATCGGAACAGCTCTGCCTACAAAAGCACCAAGGTTATTAACCCACATAATTTTTATGCCTTTCAAAGAGAAAGATTTCTGAGTAAGTGTGGGCAAAATCCGCTTTTGGAATCTGTAACTGATATGTTTTCGGAAAAAGAGTGATGCATGACACGTTCCCGGAGTGGTCGTGCTAGGTTTACCAGTAACATCGATACTGGAGCCAGTACATAGATTTGTGTAATTGCCTGATTTTGATATGTTCAATCCAGCATCAAAAGCAGGTTAATTTATGGACGAAAAACAGTCGCAGGCCCTGGCTAACGAACTGGCCAAAAATCTCAAAACCCCTGACGATATCAGTCAGTTTGAGCGCCTGCTGAAAAAAATCAGGCAACGGCCACACCCAAAAGACGGTTATCACCGGCGATGGCCAGCCGGAGCTGCGTACTCCGCGCGATCGTGATGGCTCTTTCGAACCGCAACGGGTGAAGAAAAACCAGACCCGGAGCACCGGGATGGATAACCCGATCTTATCGTTGTACGCCAAAGGGATGACCACCGGCGAGATAGCGGCCGCATTCAAAGAGCTGTATGACGCCGATGTCTCGCCAGCGCGGGTCTCAAAGGTAGCTGATGCCGTCATGGAGCAGATCACCGGATGGCAAAACCGGCCACTGGATGCCGTTTGTCCCATCGTTTACCCTGACTGTATCGTCCTGAAGGTCCGGCAGGACAGTCGCGTCATCAATAAATCCGTGTTCCTTGCCCCGGGTATCAACATCGAAGGCCAGAAAGAACTGCCGGGTATGTGGCTGGCCGAAAACGAGGGCGCGAAGTTCTGGCTCCATGTGCTGACCGAATTAAAAAATCGCGGCCTGAACGATATCCTCATCGCCTGTGTTGATGGTCTGAAGGGCTTCCCGGACGCTATCAACGCAGTGTATCCGCAGGCCCGCGTCCAGCTGTGCGTCGTGCATATGGTGCGCAACAGTCTGCGGTTCGTCTCCTGGGAGGACTACAAAGCCGTCACCCGCGGCCTGAAAGCCATCTGTCAGGCCACCACGGAAGAAGCAGGCGCGGGAAGCGTTCGCCGGCACCCGGGACAGCCGCTACCCGCAGATAAGCCGGAGCTGGCAGGCAAACCGGGCCAGCCTGTCGACGTTCTTCGCTTACCCGGCAGACATCCGCAAGACGCTCGACACGACCAGCGCCATCGAGTCGCTGAACAGCGTGATCCGGGATGCCATCAAGAAACGGAAGGTGTTCCCGACTGACGATGCAGTGAAAAAGGAGGTGTGACTGGCAATCCAGGCCGCATCACAGAAATGGAGGATGCCACTGAGGGACTGGCGTATGGCGATGAGCCGTTTTATTATCGGGTTCGGTGACCGCCCGGACGGCCACTACTGAGAAA from Erwinia tracheiphila harbors:
- the tehB gene encoding tellurite resistance methyltransferase TehB, with protein sequence MTVKNDRYYTEKYQLTATHSEVVEAVARLSPGCALDLGCGNGRNALYLNLKGFDVTAWDSNKTSLARLNQIIHDERLNGIATAETDLNHFRFNGAYDLVLSTVVMMFLQPATIPQLIADMQASTTRGGYNLIVAAMDTPDYPCQVDFPFTFRSGELSEYYRHWHILKYNEHIGQLHRTNEHGKRISLRFATLLAQKEQVKQ
- the ppk1 gene encoding polyphosphate kinase 1, whose protein sequence is MGQEKLYIEKELSWLSFNERVLQEAADKSNPLIERMRFLGIYSNNLEEFYKVRFADLKRRILIGEEQGSPSTPRHLLKKIQARVLKADQEFDGLYNDLLLEMARNQIFLINERQLSSNQQNWLRHHFKHHLRQHITPILINHDTDLIEFLKDDYTYLAVEIIRGEEIHYALLEIPSDKVPRFVNLPPETPRRRKPMILLDNILRYCLGDIFRGFFDYDALNAYSMKMTRDAEYDLVTEMESSLLELMSSSLKQRLTAEPVRFVYQRDMPDAMVLMLSQKLNISNYDSIVPGGRYHNFKDFISFPNVGKANLVNKPLLQLRHIWFDRFRNGFDAIRNRDVLLYYPYHTFEHVLELLRQASFDPAVLAIKINIYRVAKNSRIIDAMIHAAYNGKKVTVVVELQARFDEEANIHWAKRLTEAGVHVIFSAPGLKIHAKLFLISRRENDEVVRYAHIGTGNFNEKTARIYTDYSLLTADSRITNEVRRVFNFIENPYRPVNFEHLMVSPQNSRQMLYQLIDSEIANAQNGLPAGITLKVNNLVDKGLVDRLYTASSAGVKVNLLIRGMCSLIPDLEGISDNIRVISIVDRYLEHDRIYIFDNAGDKKVFLSSADWMTRNIDYRIEVAVSVLDPILKQRVLDIIVILFSDTLKARFVDKELSNRYVPRGNRRKVRAQLAIYDYIKSLEQPD
- a CDS encoding YfgG family protein; its protein translation is MPFRKHKKTGRMARIILLVSFIILIGRLVYVITGAIDQQQQKKQDVATPVTSTRA
- the uraA gene encoding uracil permease — translated: MTRRAIGVSERPPLLQTIPLSFQHLFAMFGATVLVPVLFHINPATVLLFNGIGTLLYLFICKGKIPAYLGSSFAFISPVLLLLPLGYEVALGGFILCGVLFCLVALIVKKAGTGWLDVMFPPAAMGAIVAVIGLELAGVAANMAGLLPAASTAVDGKTILVSLVTLGITVLGSVLFRGFLAIIPVLIGVLVGYMLAWSLGMVNWSGVEAAPWFALPTFYKPRFEWYAMLTILPAALVVIAEHVGHLVVTANIVKKDLIKEPGLHRSMFANGISTVFSGFFGSTPNTTYGENIGVMAITRVYSTWVIGGAAILAILLSCIGKLAAAIQAVPVPVMGGVSLLLYGVIGASGIRVLIESKVDYNRAQNLILTSVILIIGVSGATIHIGAAELKGMALATIVGIGLSLIFHIISLLRPEEVVIDSEETR
- the upp gene encoding uracil phosphoribosyltransferase, coding for MKIVEVKHPLVKHKLGLMREHDVSTKRFRELASEVGSLLTYEATADLETETVTIEGWNGPVEIQQIKGKKITVVPILRAGLGMMEGVLENVPSARISVVGVYRDEETLEPVPYFQKLVSNIEERMALVVDPMLATGGSMIATIDLLKKAGCSSIKVLVLVAAPEGIAALEKVHPDVELYTASVDRGLNDKGYIIPGLGDAGDKIFGTK
- the purN gene encoding phosphoribosylglycinamide formyltransferase, which encodes MKRLVVLISGEGGNLQAILDACQQQRIHGSIAAVISNQSSAYGLERARSAAVPAIALSASDFADREAFDRQLMLEIDAYAPDLVVLAGYMRILGPAFVTRYAGRMLNIHPSLLPKYPGLHTHRQALANGDNEHGTSVHFVTEQLDGGPVILQAKVPVFEGDTEADIKARVQHQEHAIYPLVINWFMAGRLTMQAGRAWLDGQPLPPEGHALD
- the ppx gene encoding exopolyphosphatase — encoded protein: MPISHKKMPKPQEFAAIDLGSNSFHMVIARVVDGAMQVLGRLKQRVHLADGLDNNNILSEDAIQRGLACLTLFAERLQGFSPANVTIVGTHTLRQAMNAEDFLQRAAEVIPYPIEVISGHEEARLIFMGVEHTQPEKGRKLVIDIGGGSTEMVIGEDFEPRLVESRRMGCVSFANLYFPGGTISKKNFRRARLATRQKLETLAWQYRLMGWQYALGASGTIKAACEVLQAMGEKEKLITPERLDKLYDETIRYKSFGSLSLPGLSDERKAVFVPGLAILCGVFDALAIRELRLSNGALREGVLYEMEGRFRHQDIRSRTAQSLANHYAIDSDQAGRVLETTKQLYVQWRDQNPRQANPQLSALLKWAAMLHEVGLTINHSGLQRHSSYILQNTNLPGFNQDQQTLLATLVRFHRKAVKVDEMPRLTLFKKKQFLPLIFLLRLGALLNNQRQATTTPSSLKLETDDGHWTLTFPHDYFSQNNLVQLDLEREQSYWKDATGWKLMIQEEPGE
- the purM gene encoding phosphoribosylformylglycinamidine cyclo-ligase — translated: MTDKTSLSYKDAGVDIDAGNALVDRIKGVVKKNRRPEVMGGLGGFGALCALPQKYREPILVSGTDGVGTKLRLAMDLKRHSTIGIDLVAMCVNDLVVQGAEPLFFLDYYATGKLDVDTAASVITGIAEGCSQSGCALVGGETAEMPGMYHGEDYDVAGFCVGVVEKSDIIDGSKVQDGDVLIALGSSGPHSNGYSLVRKILEVSNTDPEAVMLEGKPLADHLLAPTRIYVKNILSLIEQVDVHAIAHLTGGGFWENIPRVLPEQTQAVLEESSWQWPAVFGWMQEAGNVSRLEMYRTFNCGVGMVIALSAADADKAVQLMREVGEKAWKIGVINASDSAKRVVINP